The following coding sequences are from one Neurospora crassa OR74A linkage group I, whole genome shotgun sequence window:
- the arp-4 gene encoding actin, producing MSHQQPLSSSVQPTDIYGGDEVSALVLDPGYCNTRAGYAGEEMPKQVLPSFYGHINGRDVFGDEYIVPKPGFEVRNYMNRDSVVEDWDAATRMWEHVLVKRLQPERSTPPSKKGINISDDGDVPMEDDGNNNEDATDALEKPLAENPLLMTEAPWNSPKAREKAIEISMETWGVPAFWLSKTPVLAAFAAGKATALVIDVGGANTSVTAIHDGMVLKRSIQRSPVGGVWLSSQICKMWDGSEPKVDVVPRFMVESKKPVEAGAPAEANLRKFNFDIHPSFRAYEEERVLTEFKESVVEVWRGPQRFTTPGNEDAVRTQPGRVFEMPDGSNQMWREQRFKVSEGMWDETAAYNSTDEEGRVTKAQTIPALIKAALEGVDVDLRPNILGNVVVTGSTSLLNGFNDRLNHELAQMYPGVKIKIHAAGLTTERRFGAWIGGSILASLGTFHQMWISRKEYDENGAGIVEKRCK from the exons ATGTcccaccaacaacctctcTCGTCGTCGGTCCAGCCGACTGACATCTATGGCGGAG ATGAGGTATCCGCGCTTGTTCTCGATCCGGGCTACTGCAACACTCGCGCCGGCTATGCTGGCGAGGAAATGCCCAAGCAAgttctcccttctttttacGGCCACATCAATGGGCGTGACGTATTCGGCGACGAGTATATCGTGCCAAAACCGGGCTTCGAAGTGCGCAACTACATGAACCGCGACAGCGTTGTCGAAGATTGGGATGCTGCCACCAGGATGTGGGAACATGTTCTCGTCAAGCGTTTGCAGCCCGAGCGATCAACACCTCCCAGCAAAAAGGGTATCAACATTAGTGACGATGGCGATGTGCCCATGGAAGACGATGGAAACAACAACGAGGATGCTACGGACGCGCTGGAGAAGCCACTGGCCGAGAACCCTCTTCTTATGACCGAAGCGCCGTGGAACTCGCCCAAGGCGCGCGAGAAGGCCATCGAAATCAGCATGGAGACTTGGGGCGTGCCCGCATTCTGGCTTAGCAAGACACCTGTGCTCGCAGCATTTGCGGCCGGAAAGGCCACGGCTCTGGTAATAGACGTGGGCGGTGCCAACACGAGTGTCACGGCCATCCACGACGGCATGGTCCTCAAGCGATCGATTCAAAGGTCTCCGGTGGGCGGTGTTTGGCTGAGCAGCCAGATCTGCAAGATGTGGGACGGTAGTGAGCCCAAGGTCGACGTTGTGCCGCGGTTCATGGTCGAGAGTAAGAAGCCCGTGGAGGCCGGTGCGCCTGCCGAAGCCAACCTGCGAAAGTTTAACTTCGACATCCACCCGTCCTTCCGCGCTTACGAGGAAGAGCGTGTTCTCACCGAGTTCAAGGAGTCTGTTGTCGAGGTGTGGCGTGGTCCCCAGCGGTTCACGACCCCCGGAAACGAAGATGCTGTCCGTACACAACCCGGCCGGGTCTTCGAGATGCCCGACGGCAGCAATCAGATGTGGCGTGAGCAGCGCTTCAAGGTGTCGGAGGGCATGTGGGACGAGACGGCTGCCTATAACAGCACTGACGAGGAAGGACGTGTTACTAAGGCTCAGACGATCCCGGCTCTCATCAAGGCGGCCCTCgagggtgttgatgttgatctCCGCCCCAACATCCTCGGCAACGTTGTTGTCACGGGTAGTACAAGCTTGTTGAACGGTTTCAACGACCGTCTCAACCACGAGCTCGCGCAAATGTACCCCGGTGTGAAGATCAAGATCCATGCGGCGGGTTTGACGACCGAGAGACGCTTCGGTGCTTGGATCGGAGGAAGCATTCTCGCCAGTCTCGGAACCTTCCACCAAATGTGGATTTCGCGAAAGGAATATGATGAGAACGGCGCGGGCATTGTCGAGAAGCGCTGCAAGTAG
- the hat-2 gene encoding histone acetyl transferase-2 — translation MPADNDDFDFNALNEEGWKEQEARDEEAIRQINNSFGPGGNDGLTEMLGNLQSGGEIDQRGKADDAIDFEDIDLSDEDELPNDEPSTSGTSGELPSLIDDAGTNDDDDLFGGDPSSPMDTAHDGLRSSPPPLDVHDDVDAKKRPDAAAGESLEDLRNLNFDNDEEPHATNQDPDIPPPAENFIDAVKQLFPGFEENAILHWNELLKPKNATWISKKPPKAPKPLIPSKLSLELDADQEKQFRIPGPATGSVWQRIKEAEARGLFCLEEPEPLEQTDLEVFSLDDETDSERIGGYTLQDIATICQDWEQMIFLGDSLAAAIEPGPQPKPDNMLIKDEPDEEADWDAMFLDEPAQKRRKIEIPKGLPPIAHFTAPNLDEFEQVTSKLGKRVILDMNDPYLLIDDVESERSSKRRKTQHKTVRLANGKAGRDLIQRFNFSSDAAYDALKENSQNRVRATLATIPVEHSLPAQRLSWPYYRVKLAASDPHSYHRPQLHPKKDLQYLIRFDKPAIIKRKTLKGKRVSEVFKSTHDLSLNDNSTAILFEYCEEIPTVLSNFGMGQKIINYFRRAKGADSRPEKRELGETCILMPEDRSPFAIFGHVHPGEVVPTLHNHMFRAPIFKHNPRNTDFLIGRSSTGQKGSTWYIRNIDHLYVVGQTLPSMEVPGPHSRRVTNIAKNRLKMVSYRLLRKSEHVTLHDITKHVAESNESQNRQKLKEFLRFRKETKDWALPEGEELMAEPAIRSLVRPEEVCLLDAMQVGLHEIEKGGYDATDSLKDDDIGVDVNDELSPDALANKMAPWKTTKAFLDASHGKAMLAVHGAGDPTGKGLGISFLRTSMKGGYLEQLQGPMATSADAIERQRKANGGHMYNVKNQDTLYTEALTDIWNRQRESLLDSQEHDDEDVLGQEDEDERFNVQGSQFAQTPVVQDGFSQISQSATSAINRKKLVITREVRDENGQTRTVTEVVRDPAVIAQYVKRRRQEQKSEIDIYNVKMTGDQERDAVILELLEKEHDRLMKNKMRTMKRERQKQLQQRLKSGGTLPLDNDDGSLEPSIEKATGTTRRCANCGAKGHIKTNKKLCPLLNGSMTKDQTQDDGASGVGSPNPNAPVAASFMTPS, via the exons ATGCCCGCAGACAACGACGACTTTGATTTCAACGCCCTCAATgaggaaggatggaaggagcaggaggcCCGCGATGAGGAAGCCATTCGCCAGATCAACAACAGCTTCGGCCCGGGTGGTAACGATGGTCTGACTGAAATGCTGGGGAACCTCCAGTCGGGAGGCGAGATCGATCAACGAGGCAAGGCAGACGATGCCATCGACTTTGAGGACATCGACTTGAgcgacgaggacgagctACCCAACGACGAACCGAGCACTTCCGGCACCAGTGGCGAGCTGCCAAGCCTCATCGACGACGCCGGCACtaatgatgacgacgacctcTTTGGTGGCGACCCCTCATCGCCCATGGACACAGCTCACGATGGCCTGAGATCCTCTCCCCCGCCGCTCGACGTCCATGACGATGTTGATGCCAAAAAACGTCCGGATGCTGCCGCCGGGGAGTCCCTTGAAGACCTCCGGAACCTCAACTTCGACAATGACGAAGAGCCGCATGCGACAAATCAAGATCCCGACATTCCTCCGCCAGCGGAAAACTTCATCGACGCCGTCAAGCAACTATTCCCCGGTTTTGAGGAAAACGCCATCCTGCATTGGAACGAACTATTGAAGCCCAAGAATGCCACATGGATCTCAAAAAAGCCCCCCAAAGCTCCCAAGCCCTTGATACCATCAAAACTCAGTCTGGAGTTGGATGCCGATCAGGAAAAGCAGTTCCGGATTCCGGGCCCTGCCACTGGCTCCGTTTGGCAGAGGATTAAGGAAGCGGAAGCGAGAGGTCTGTTCTGTCTCGAAGAGCCAGAGCCTTTGGAACAAACCGATCTGGAAGTATTCAGCTTGGACGACGAAACGGATTCGGAGAGGATAGGTGGATATACCCTCCAGGACATAGCTACGATATGTCAGGACTGGGAACAGATGATTTTCTTGGGCGACAGTCTTGCGGCTGCCATCGAGCCGGGACCGCAGCCGAAACCTGACAACATGCTCATTAAGGATGAGCCTGATGAAGAGGCGGACTGGGATGCCATGTTCCTCGATGAGCCTGCTCAAAAGCGGAGAAAGATCGAAATTCCTAAAGGTCTTCCTCCTATTGCTCACTTCACGGCTCCAAATTTGGACGAATTCGAGCAGGTCACTTCGAAATTGGGCAAGCGTGTCATCCTTGACATGAACGACCCTTATTTGCTGATAGACGACGTCGAATCTGAGCGGTCATCTAAGCGGCGAAAGACCCAACATAAAACGGTCCGCTTGGCGAATGGGAAAGCTGGGCGGGACCTTATACAGCGGTTCAATTTCTCCTCTGACGCTGCTTACGACGCGTTGAAGGAGAACAGCCAGAATAGGGTTCGGGCCACGTTGGCTACTATCCCTGTCGAGCACAGTTTGCCTGCGCAGAGACTGTCTTGGCCTTACTACCGCGTCAAGCTCGCGGCCAGTGACCCTCATAGTTATCACCGGCCTCAGCTCCACCCTAAGAAGGATCTGCAGTATCTCATCAGGTTCGACAAGCCTGCCATTATCAAGCGCAAGACTCTCAAGGGTAAACGCGTCAGCGAGGTATTTAAGAGTACTCATGACCTCTCCCTCAACGACAACTCGACCGCTATCCTTTTCGAGTACTGCGAGGAAATTCCCACCGTTCTCTCCAACTTTGGCATGGGACAGAAAATCATTAATTACTTCCGTCGAGCTAAAGGCGCTGATAGCAGACCTGAGAAGCGTGAGCTTGGCGAGACTTGTATATTGATGCCAGAAGATCGCTCACCCTTCGCCATCTTCGGTCACGTCCACCCTGGCGAGGTCGTGCCTACTCTTCACAACCACATGTTCCGCGCCCCTATTTTCAAGCATAACCCGAGGAATACAGACTTCCTGATTGGTCGTAGCAGTACCGGCCAAAAAGGCTCAACTTGGTACATCAGAAATATCGATCATCTTTACGTTGTCGGCCAAACCCTGCCCTCCATGGAAGTCCCAGGGCCCCATTCCAGACGTGTTACAAACATTGCCAAGAATCGTCTCAAGATGGTCTCGTATCGCCTACTTCGCAAGAGCGAGCATGTTACCCTCCATGATATTACTAAGCATGTAGCTGAGTCCAACGAGTCTCAGAATCGTCAAAAGTTGAAGGAGTTCCTGCGCTTTAGAAAGGAAACAAAAGATTGGGCGCTGCCCGAAGGCGAAGAGCTAATGGCCGAACCGGCCATTCGATCTCTTGTTAGGCCGGAAGAGGTCTGCCTATTGGACGCCATGCAAGTGGGCTTGCACGAGATCGAGAAGGGTGGTTATGATGCTACCGATTCCCTCAAGGACGATGACATTGGGGTTGATGTGAACGATGAGCTCTCTCCAGATGCTCTTGCCAACAAGATGGCGCCTTGGAAGACTACCAAGGCATTTCTTGACGCCAGTCATGGCAAGGCTATGCTTGCAGTTCATGGCGCCGGCGACCCGACGGGCAAGGGACTGGGCATCAGTTTCCTGAGGACGTCCATGAAAGGCGGCTATCTTGAGCAGCTCCAAGGACCAATGGCCACATCAGCAGATGCCATAGAGAGGCAGCGCAAAGCGAACGGTGGGCACATGTACAACGTCAAGAACCAGGACACACTCTACACCGAGGCTCTTACCGATATCTGGAACCGCCAGCGGGAGAGTCTCTTGGATTCCCAAGAGcacgatgatgaagatgtgCTTGGgcaagaggatgaagacgagcGTTTCAACGTACAGGGCAGCCAATTCGCGCAAACCCCTGTGGTCCAGGACGGTTTTAGTCAGATTAGCCAGAGCGCCACCAGTGCTATTAACCGGAAGAAGCTCGTGATCACAAGAGAGGTGAGGGATGAAAATGGCCAAACACGGACTGTGACAGAGGTCGTAAGGGACCCTGCTGTCATTGCTCAGTACGTCAAGAGGCGTCGCCAAGAGCAAAAGTCCGAGATTGA TATCTACAATGTTAAGATGACCGGCGACCAAGAGCGGGACGCCGTTATTCTCGAGCT GCTCGAGAAGGAACATGATCGTCTCATGAAGAATAAAATGAGAACAATGAAGCGCGAGAGACAGAAACAACTACAACAGCGCCTCAAGAGTGGAGGAACTCTACCCCTCGATAACGACGACGGGTCGTTAGAGCCCTCGATTGAGAAAGCCACTGGAACCACTCGCAGATGCGCAAATTGTGGGGCCAAGGGCCATATCAAGACAAACAAAAA GCTCTGCCCGTTGCTCAACGGTTCGATGACCAAAGACCAGACTCAGGACGATGGCGCCTCTGGTGTCGGCTCGCCCAACCCGAACGCGCCGGTCGCTGCTAGTTTCATGACTCCTAGCTAG
- a CDS encoding golgi complex component has product MSVNTPRRDEEGSVDDIMADEPDLGPADAQSLSSDEISRQQNEDDQATFTGVDGEEVGEQPTAASPIALTPIAPSAIANRYRELVEAEHDVTTSEDGSVDGVLRSAASPLESFPTLSGDSPSAQGSVVSSPGSSNILPSLALRPGLRGPTPSFRPFDRRFSSFGSPGTLSPRPSSPAFLAGHSRTLSVTSNLLLDSSETESSSPPWEVVRWTKLLKLDGLAFSESGKRNFGSPTCLAVSASIVLGTSKGVILVFDFNQNLKMIIGPGTKAVESGAVISLAISADHTTIAGGHANGNIFTWDTTRPSRPFLSIPHLPQLQQRSTDGHVPNAAITHLGFLGTRHTALVSADDRGMAFSHLATRGTGSLGRTVKTTRILGRYPDAPPPVGKTLKPSTVLAFQSLPLGNVEMATDSMGLTAMLTPYLLVIVSTTPVAQTQHKSARPKEITAHSAMTGCLAWFPAVRLKVPDPLTGSIVSKVKLVYCWSNVLTVLEVEEEPAENKDKPPTLRFRPRNRWKCEEPIVAVQWLSRSVLTVLTITQRLIVLEDRTMRMTEAFDLIHKHIYHADLFSKQLHALVEQLDDEDPTMHGVVADAFYMSFKAYKGRLFLLGFTDVSLGALSNWADRLFALMESGDYVGAIRLATSYYTGDANKLTVGLPEDTALRHSMVIDKLVEIMSASLKYAFGQRTKRREAGDDKHLRELAETCFIASHNAGKTDFLFDEMYEWYEEAGLEGVFLETLEPYIIDGSITAIPPAVVKALVAHFVSNGLETRLEDIICHMDTSTLDLDQVTTLCKKHGLYDALIYVWNQALNDYLTPFIDLLALLVPLMQNGHADGTTSVLENETRETNALKIFPYLSFILTGKTYPTGDTIPDVVAQKAKAEIYWFLFSGKSICWPKGSSKRLLTQPEQSQEPSFPYLRMILNFDAPSFLSVLNEAFEDSFLNDSPEKQLAGGPSRDLSEEEIFGLTVDRQYITSILMEIMSSADFAKEDTIYLDMFIARNLPKYPQYLLFTGSTLTKVLVELCRYPGDDLAEDAQLSAEYLLSVYHPPDLPDLIPRFKEAGFYRILKRIYKADKQYGKLTLTYFEDPNEREAIFDCIELCLRPHSGLTRRQIQDVHQVIKDHAGKLVQIDSVRAAQAIGTYAPELHSHVLDSVSEQPHLRYTYLKMILEPSKEVMNVRPPQQDLVEQYLQLMCQFEPSHVPEYVNKVQATNLRLEKLLPTMEETGVIDAAVILMAKEGQVKEAMARLTRHLETLESALYGLLTGTASQSQGDLNSQESTEELMQALQNYTRVGVWLCQEQTKAARESGNTRQRHKSNSEDELSPDEQLWLSLVESCVQITKRATSALQLPPPDDSAQAQLMNGDSNPNSEPFHMSLETEKLVTLARSLVQDTFTALLSSTSTRTSRSAADTGDIQPPAINANLSFLRILRAFLTRAAASSPNLADLRSVLSSIFAAYAYEESILSLSNRLLERSLFVSVSQAVQLRQRGWRPKGSTCEACGRRVWGPGVAGNVYEAWEDRQAAEESQRQARKQLTMSKNKAASATTERGKGKDHAWPATDGPQGGEKYNGNANGDGKGKGKGKAVSPQLKQQGESMNDPNQQANTSGHEGVQGPIVANREQKLSPLVVLACRHIYHQACLDALEMKHGGAVSKGASFGTKREYSCPIDR; this is encoded by the exons ATGAGCGTGAACACACCGCGGCGGGATGAGGAGGGGTCAGTGGACGACATAATGGCCGACGAACCCGATCTTGGTCCAGCCGACGCCCAAAGCTTGAGCAGCGACGAAATCTCCCGACAACAAAACGAGGACGACCAGGCCACCTTTACGGGTGTAGATGGGGAGGAAGTGGGAGAGCAGCCAACAGCGGCATCCCCCATCGCACTTACTCCGATTGCGCCGAGTGCCATAGCGAACCGTTACCGCGAGCTGGTCGAGGCCGAACACGATGTGACAACCTCAGAGGACGGTTCTGTAGATGGAGTACTGCGCTCAGCCGCAAGCCCTCTTGAGTCCTTTCCTACGCTTTCTGGAGACTCTCCCTCCGCACAA GGTTCCGTCGTTTCGTCTCCGGGTAGCAGCAACATTCTACCGTCTTTGGCACTCCGTCCCGGGTTAAGAGGCCCAACACCCTCCTTCAGACCCTTTGATAGGAGGTTCTCCTCCTTTGGCTCGCCTGGTACCCTCTCCCCACGGCCTTCCTCGCCCGCATTCCTGGCGGGCCATAGCAGGACGCTATCCGTTACAAGCAATCTACTACTCGACTCCAGCGAAACCGAATCAAGCTCCCCTCCCTGGGAAGTTGTGCGCTGGACAAAGTTACTGAAGTTGGATGGCCTAGCATTCTCCGAATCTGGGAAAAGGAACTTTGGCTCTCCAACATGCCTGGCCGTGTCTGCCTCGATTGTTCTGGGAACGTCAAAAGGAGTCATCCTAGTGTTCGATTTCAACCAAAATTTGAAGATGATCATTGGGCCGGGAACAAAAG CTGTTGAATCAGGTGCCGTGATATCTCTAGCAATTTCTGCAGACCACACGACAATTGCAGGCGGACATGCCAATGGAAATATCTTTACATGGGATACCACTCGTCCTTCACGACCGTTCCTCAGTATTCCACATCTACCCCAGCTTCAGCAGAGATCGACGGACGGACATGTCCCCAATGCTGCGATAACACACTTGGGCTTTCTGGGGACCCGACATACAGCCCTGGTATCTGCTGATGACCGAGGGATGGCCTTCTCTCACCTTGCCACACGGGGTACCGGATCACTTGGCAGGACTGTCAAAACCACTCGAATTCTCGGCCGGTATCCAGACGCTCCTCCGCCTGTTGGGAAGACACTCAAGCCCAGTACCGTGCTTGCCTTCCAATCTCTGCCTCTAGGAAACGTTGAGATGGCCACAGACTCTATGGGCTTGACAGCCATGCTCACCCCATACTTGCTAGTCATCGTCTCCACTACGCCTGTTGCTCAAACACAACATAAATCTGCGCGTCCAAAGGAAATAACTGCACACAGCGCCATGACGGGATGTTTAGCTTGGTTCCCTGCAGTGAGATTGAAGGTGCCAGATCCTCTTACTGGCAGCATTGTGTCCAAGGTCAAGCTCGTCTACTGCTGGTCAAATGTCCTTACGGTCCttgaggtggaagaggagccTGCAGAAAACAAGGATAAACCGCCAACCCTCAGATTCAGACCCCGAAACCGGTGGAAATGCGAAGAGCCAATAGTTGCTGTACAATGGCTGAGCCGGTCTGTGTTGACAGTCCTCACCATCACTCAGAGGCTCATTGTGCTGGAGGATCGAACCATGCGCATGACTGAAGCATTCGACCTTATCCACAAGCACATCTACCATGCTGATCTTTTCTCCAAGCAACTTCACGCTCTGGTCGAGCAGCTTGACGATGAAGATCCTACCATGCACGGTGTCGTTGCTGATGCCTTCTATATGAGCTTCAAAGCTTACAAAGGCCGGCTTTTTCTACTTGGGTTTACCGATGTTTCGTTAGGCGCCCTATCTAATTGGGCAGATCGGCTGTTCGCATTGATGGAAAGCGGTGACTATGTTGGTGCTATTCGACTTGCGACATCTTACTACACGGGCGACGCCAACAAGCTGACTGTTGGCTTACCGGAGGATACGGCCTTGAGACATTCCATGGTCATCGATAAACTCGTGGAGATCATGAGCGCATCTCTCAAATATGCATTTGGGCAGAGAACAAAACGCCGAGAAGCAGGAGACGATAAGCACCTTCGGGAACTGGCTGAAACATGCTTCATAGCTTCTCACAACGCCGGGAAAACCGACTTCCTCTTCGACGAGATGTACGAATGGTATGAAGAAGCCGGTCTGGAAGGAGTCTTTTTGGAAACCCTTGAACCGTACATCATCGATGGATCGATTACGGCCATCCCGCCCGCAGTTGTGAAAGCTTTGGTCGCTCACTTCGTCAGCAACGGGCTCGAAACCAGGCTCGAAGACATCATCTGCCACATGGACACCTCAACCCTAGATCTCGATCAAGTCACGACGCTTTGCAAAAAGCATGGCCTCTATGATGCATTAATTTACGTGTGGAACCAAGCCTTAAACGACTATCTCACCCCATTCATTGACTTGCTGGCCTTATTGGTACCTTTGATGCAGAACGGGCATGCAGATGGTACAACAAGCGTGTTGGAGAACGAAACTAGAGAAACGAATGCACTGAAGATCTTCCCATATCTGTCGTTTATCCTGACCGGGAAGACCTATCCTACTGGGGACACAATTCCTGATGTTGTAGCTCAAAAGGCTAAAGCGGAGATTTACTGGTTTCTCTTTTCGGGCAAAAGTATCTGCTGGCCTAAGGGCAGTAGCAAGAGGCTGCTTACGCAACCAGAACAGTCTCAAGAGCCATCCTTCCCCTACTTGAGGATGATTCTCAACTTTGACGCACCCAGCTTCCTGAGCGTGCTCAACGAGGCCTTTGAAGACTCCTTCTTGAACGATTCACCTGAAAAGCAGCTTGCTGGTGGCCCAAGTCGTGATCTTTCAGAGGAAGAAATATTTGGTCTGACGGTAGACAGACAGTACATTACCTCCATCTTAATGGAGATAATGAGCTCGGCAGACTTTGCCAAGGAAGACACTATCTATCTCGATATGTTTATTGCCAGAAACCTTCCCAAGTACCCGCAATACCTTCTTTTCACGGGATCGACACTTACCAAGGTCCTGGTCGAGCTGTGTCGATATCCAGGGGATGACCTTGCCGAGGATGCCCAACTAAGCGCCGAATATCTACTTTCAGTTTATCATCCGCCAGATCTACCCGACTTGATACCGCGGTTCAAGGAGGCTGGATTTTATCGGATACTGAAGCGTATATACAAAGCAGACAAACAGTATGGGAAATTGACTCTGACCTACTTCGAAGATCCGAATGAGCGGGAAGCTATCTTTGACTGCATCGAACTCTGTCTCCGACCGCACTCAGGTCTTACCCGTCGCCAGATACAGGACGTACATCAGGTCATCAAGGATCACGCCGGTAAACTAGTCCAGATTGACTCTGTTAGAGCGGCGCAAGCAATAGGGACCTACGCTCCAGAGTTGCACAGTCACGTCCTGGATTCCGTTTCTGAGCAGCCGCACCTTCGGTATACTTATCTGAAGATGATACTGGAGCCAAGTAAGGAGGTGATGAACGTCCGTCCGCCTCAACAAGATCTTGTGGAGCAGTATCTGCAGCTCATGTGCCAGTTTGAACCATCACATGTACCGGAATACGTAAACAAAGTCCAAGCTACGAACTTGAGGTTAGAGAAGCTACTGCCTACGATGGAAGAGACGGGTGTAATCGACGCTGCCGTCATACTGATGGCGAAAGAAGGGCAAGTGAAGGAGGCCATGGCGCGACTGACGAGACACTTGGAAACTCTTGAATCAGCCTTATACGGTCTATTGACCGGAACCGCCTCTCAGTCGCAAGGAGATCTCAATTCCCAAGAAAGTACGGAGGAACTTATGCAAGCTTTGCAAAACTACACTCGTGTGGGCGTTTGGCTGTGTCAGGAACAAACCAAAGCCGCTCGAGAGAGTGGTAATACACGTCAACGACACAAATCAAATTCTGAAGACGAGCTTTCGCCCGACGAGCAACTCTGGCTCAGCTTGGTTGAGAGCTGTGTACAGATCACCAAGCGGGCTACTTCAGCCTTGCAGCTACCACCCCCAGATGATTCAGCACAAGCACAGCTTATGAACGGCGATTCTAACCCCAACAGTGAACCATTCCATATGTCATTAGAGACAGAAAAGCTTGTCACCTTGGCACGATCGCTCGTGCAAGACACCTTTACAGCCCTCCTCTCATCCACATCAACCCGTACCTCTCGATCTGCAGCAGACACGGGTGATATACAACCTCCAGCAATAAACGCCAATCTATCCTTCCTCCGTATTCTTCGTGCGTTCCTCACTCGCGCCGCGGCGTCGTCGCCTAACCTTGCAGATCTCCGTTCAGTTCTCTCCAGTATCTTCGCCGCATACGCATACGAAGAATCCATCCTTAGCCTCTCAAACCGGCTTTTGGAACGCAGTCTTTTTGTGAGTGTAAGCCAAGCCGTCCAACTCCGCCAGCGAGGTTGGCGTCCTAAAGGCTCCACCTGCGAGGCCTGCGGCCGGCGAGTTTGGGGTCCTGGTGTGGCGGGTAATGTCTACGAAGCGTGGGAAGATCGCCAGGCTGCTGAGGAGAGTCAACGCCAGGCGAGGAAGCAACTCACCATGAGCAAAAACAAGGCGGCGAGTGCTACTACTGAACGGGGGAAGGGCAAGGATCATGCGTGGCCGGCAACGGACGGGCCCCAGGGTGGGGAGAAGTATAATGGAAATGCAAATGGAGatggaaaggggaagggcaAGGGAAAGGCTGTGAGCCCGCAATTGAAGCAGCAAGGGGAGTCAATGAACGACCCGAACCAGCAAGCAAACACTTCTGGACATGAAGGCGTGCAAGGGCCAATAGTGGCAAACCGGGAACAGAAGCTTAGCCCTCTGGTTGTGCTGGCCTGCAGACACATCTACCATCAAGCATGCCTGGACGCTCTTGAGATGAAACATGGGGGCGCGGTTTCCAAAGGAGCTAGTTTTGGAACGAAGAGAGAGTATAGCTGCCCCATTGACAGGTAG